Proteins encoded within one genomic window of Calonectris borealis chromosome 1, bCalBor7.hap1.2, whole genome shotgun sequence:
- the YAF2 gene encoding YY1-associated factor 2 isoform X2, whose translation MNLKTELYQLIDRKPRPVSQLVAQQVPQQFVPPTQSKKEKKDKVEKEKSEKETTSKKNSHKKTRPRLKNVDRSSAQHLEVTVGDLTVIITDFKEKTKSPPASSAASADQHSQSGSSSDNTERGMSRSSSPRGEASSLNGESH comes from the exons AtgaatttgaaaacagaattgtATCAGCTCATTGATAG gAAACCTCGACCTGTCTCTCAGCTGGTTGCACAACAGGTTCCTCAGCAATTCGTGCCCCCTACACaatcaaagaaagagaaaaaagacaaagtagaaaaggaaaaaagtgaaaaggaaacaacAAGCAAAAAGAACAGTCATAAGAAAACCAG GCCAAGATTGAAAAATGTGGATCGAAGTAGCGCTCAGCATTTGGAAGTTACCGTTGGAGATCTGACAGTCATAATTACAGACTTTAAGGAGAAAACTAAGTCGCCACCTGCTTccagtgctgcttctgcagatCAACACAGTCAGAGTGGTTCTAGCTCTGACAACACAGAGAGGGGAATGTCCAGGTCATCTTCACCCAGAGGAGAAGCGTCATCACTGAATGGGGAATCTCATTAa